TATCTGGATGAATTCTCTGATGAAATCGACCAGTGGGTTATCGACGCCATCAAGGGCATCGGACTTGATACAGCGAAGCAAGTGCTCAATGCACCTCGCGATATGCTCGTAGAAAAGGCCGACTTGGAGGAAGAGACTGTTGATAACGTATTGAAGGTTTTACGAGCAGAGTTTGAACAGTAATTCTCTAAAAATCGCATTACAAATAAGAGACAAAAGAAAAGGAGTATAAATAATAAATATGAGCATCAGATTAAACAAAGCACTACGTGAATTGAATATAGGACTTCAGACGGCAGTTGAATTCCTATCTAAGAGAAGTGACCTGGGAGAGGTCGAGGCAGAACCAAGCTTCAAGCTTAGCGATCAGCAATATAAGGCTCTGACCGATGCCTTCAGTCAGGACAAGAAAGTCCGTGACCAGGCGGAAAAGCTTTTCACCAAGAAAACAAAAGATAAGAAACGTGTTCCAGAGCAGAAGGAAGACCGTGAGGAGAATGCCGAGGTGTCTAATGGTAAACAACAGTTTAAACCATTGGGCAAGATAGACTTGGATAGCATCGGAAAACCTGCTGCTAAGTCTGCTGCTCCTGAGAATCGTAAGGCGTCTGGAAAGGAGTCTGCTGCCGTCAGCTCTGCGCCTGTTACTAATGCTTCTAAGGCTGAAGTAAAAGCAAGTCATGAACATCAGAAAGGTAATGCTGGCGGACAGATGTCTCACCAGCATAAGCAGAATGGTGAGAGAAATAATGGCCAACAGAAGCAAAATAATCATAAGTCAATGCAAAATCAGGCTAACAACAATCAGCCACAACAAGGCGAGAAGCCAGCTGAAACAAATGCTTCTGGAAGCGTGTTCACACTCAAGAGTGAGAAGAAGTTCTCTGCCAATGAACCTAAGGTGTTGGGTAAGATCGATTTGTCTTCCTTGAATCAGAGTACTCGTCCTAAGAAGAAGAGTAAGGAGGAACGCCGCAAGGAACGTGAGGAAAAACTTGCACAGCAGCACAGTGAGAGAAAGAAACGCGTGCGTATCAATAAGGAACGTGTTGATATCAACGCTGAGGCTAACCAGGGTAATAATGGGGGCAACAAGAATAATGGTGGCAACCAGAACAACCAGAATGGTGGCAATAAGAAGAAAAAGAATAAGAACAGAAATAATAACAACAAGGGCGGCAATCAGAACAACCAGCGTCAGATAGAAGTTGATGACGAGGCTGTAGCACGCCAGGTAAAGGAGACTCTTGCTCGTTTGACCAGCAAGAGCCAGAACAAGAAGGGCGCTAAATACCGTAAGGAGAAGCGTGAGGCTGTTCAGGAGAAATTGCAAGATCAGGCTCGTCAGGAGCAGAAGGAAAGTAAGATCCTGAAACTCACGGAGTTCGTTACTGTAAGCGAATTGGCTACGATGATGGACATCAGCGTTACTCAGGTTATCTCTACCTTGATGGGTGTTGGTATCATGGTATCTATCAACCAGCGTCTGGATGCAGAGACCATCAACATGGTGGCTGAGGAGTTCGGATTCAAGACCGAATATGTCAGCGCTGAGGTTCAGGAGGCTGTGAGCGAGGAAGAGGATGATGAGAACGACTTGGTTCCACGTGCTCCAATCGTAACTGTGATGGGTCACGTTGACCATGGTAAGACATCTTTGCTCGACTATATCCGCAATACCAATGTGATTGCTGGTGAGGCGGGTGGTATTACCCAGCACATCGGTGCCTACAGTGTGACCCTGAAAAGCGGTCGCAAGGTAACCTTCCTGGATACTCCTGGTCATGAGGCGTTTACCGCCATGCGTGCCCGTGGTGCTCAGGCTACCGATATCGCCATCATCATCATCGCTGCCGATGACTCTGTGATGCCTACTACCAAGGAGGCTATCGCTCATGCTCAGGCTGCTGGTGTGCCAATGGTATTTGCCATCAATAAGATTGATAAACCAGGTGCTAATCCAGACCGTATCCGCGAGGACTTGGCGAACATGAACTTGCTTGTTGAAGAATGGGGCGGTAAGTATCAGTGCCAGGAAATCAGTGCCAAGAAGGGTATTGGTGTTCACGATTTGCTCGACAAGGTGCTCCTTGAGGCTGATATGCTCGACTTGAAGGCTAACCCTAACCGTCGTGCTTCAGGTACCATCATCGAGTCTTCTCTCGACAAGGGTCGTGGATATGTTTCTACCGTGTTGGTAGCCAATGGTACCTTGAAGGTAGGCGACATCGTTCTCGCCGGTACTTCTTGGGGTCGTGTAAAGGCAATGTTCAATGAGCGTAATGCCAATATCAAGTCTGCAGCTCCTGCAGAGCCAGCTATCATCCTCGGTTTGAATGGTGCGCCTACTGCAGGTGACCAGTTCCACGTTATTGAGACAGAACAGGAGGCTCGTGAAATTGCCAACAAGCGTGAGCAGTTGCAGCGTGAACAGGGCTTGCGTACTCAGAAGCGCTTGACCTTGGGTGATATTTCTCACCGTATTGCACGTGGTGAGTTCCACGAGTTGAACGTCATCGTGAAGGGTGATACCGACGGTTCTGTTGAGGCATTGAGCGACTCATTCATCAAACTTTCTACTGAGAAGGTTCAGGTGAACGTAGTCAACAAGGCTGTGGGTCAGATTTCTGAGAACGATGTGATGTTGGCTTCTGCTTCAGATGCTGTCATCGTTGGTTTCCAGGTTCGTCCATCTGCTGATGCACGTAAGGCTGCTGACCGTGAGGGTGTTGAAATCAACACATACTCTATCATCTACGATGCTATCGACGATATCAAGAGTGCGATGGTTGGTATGCTCGACAAGGTGAAGAAGGAAATCGTTACCGGTCAGGTAGAGGTGAAGCAGACCTTCAAGATTTCCAAGGTGGGTACTATTGCCGGTGGTCTCGTTACCGAGGGTAAGGTACACGCTAAGGATAAGGCTCGCGTCATCCGTGACGGTATCGTCATCCGTACTGCAGAAATCGGTGCCTTGAAGCGTTACAAGGATGATGTCAAGGAGGTTGTTACCGGTATGGAATGCGGTTTGAGCCTTGTCAACTACAACGATATCCAGGAAGGCGACGTTATCGAGACCTTCACAGAAATCGAGGTAGAGCAGAAACTTTAATCAAGTGAAGAGTGAAGAACGAAGAGTGAAGAATTCATTTGTCTTTTCGCTCTATCCTATATATAATAAGGTAGGGATGAGTCCTTGGTGACTTATCCCTATTTAGGGTTTAAATAACGAAAGGTTATTCTAAATAAAATGGCAGAGAAAGAACAAGAAAAGAATCAGTTTGTCAAGCAGGTGGCTGAGCAGAAATATGAATTCGGCTTTACTACTGATGTGCATACTGAAATTATAGAGAAAGGACTCAACGAGGATGTTGTGCGCCTTATCTCACAGAAGAAGGGAGAGCCAGATTGGATGCTCGAATTTCGTCTGAAAGCCTACCATTACTGGAAGACGCTCAAGGAGCCAAAGTGGGGACACGTACACGTGCCACCTGTTGACTACCAGGAGATTTCATATTATGCAGACCCTTTGGCTAAGAAGCCAAAGAACAAGGAGATTGATCCTGAGTTGGAGAAGACATTCGATAAACTCGGTATTCCTCTGGAGGAGCGCTTGGCTTTGAGCGGTACCGCTGTGGATGCCATTATGGACTCTGTATCGGTGAAGACTACCTTCAAGGAGAAACTTCGTGAGAAAGGAGTCATCTTCTGCAGTATTGGTGAGGCTGTAAAGGAACATCCTGATTTGGTAAAAGAGTATTTAGGAACCGTTGTTCCTTATCGTGATAACTTCTATGCAGCCTTGAACAGTTGTGTATTCAGTGATGGCTCATTCGTCTATATTCCTAAGGGCGTCCGCTGTCCGATGGAGTTGAGCAGTTACTTCCGCATCAATGCCCGTAACACCGGTCAGTTCGAGCGTACATTGATCATCGCTGATGATGATGCCTACGTTTCTTACTTAGAGGGATGTACAGCGCCAATGCGTGATGAGAACCAGCTCCATGCAGCTATCGTAGAGATTATTGTCAAGGATAATGCAGAGGTGAAGTACTCTACCGTTCAGAACTGGTATCCTGGTGATGAACATGGTAAGGGTGGTGTGCTGAACCTGGTAACCAAGCGAGG
This is a stretch of genomic DNA from Segatella hominis. It encodes these proteins:
- the infB gene encoding translation initiation factor IF-2, producing MSIRLNKALRELNIGLQTAVEFLSKRSDLGEVEAEPSFKLSDQQYKALTDAFSQDKKVRDQAEKLFTKKTKDKKRVPEQKEDREENAEVSNGKQQFKPLGKIDLDSIGKPAAKSAAPENRKASGKESAAVSSAPVTNASKAEVKASHEHQKGNAGGQMSHQHKQNGERNNGQQKQNNHKSMQNQANNNQPQQGEKPAETNASGSVFTLKSEKKFSANEPKVLGKIDLSSLNQSTRPKKKSKEERRKEREEKLAQQHSERKKRVRINKERVDINAEANQGNNGGNKNNGGNQNNQNGGNKKKKNKNRNNNNKGGNQNNQRQIEVDDEAVARQVKETLARLTSKSQNKKGAKYRKEKREAVQEKLQDQARQEQKESKILKLTEFVTVSELATMMDISVTQVISTLMGVGIMVSINQRLDAETINMVAEEFGFKTEYVSAEVQEAVSEEEDDENDLVPRAPIVTVMGHVDHGKTSLLDYIRNTNVIAGEAGGITQHIGAYSVTLKSGRKVTFLDTPGHEAFTAMRARGAQATDIAIIIIAADDSVMPTTKEAIAHAQAAGVPMVFAINKIDKPGANPDRIREDLANMNLLVEEWGGKYQCQEISAKKGIGVHDLLDKVLLEADMLDLKANPNRRASGTIIESSLDKGRGYVSTVLVANGTLKVGDIVLAGTSWGRVKAMFNERNANIKSAAPAEPAIILGLNGAPTAGDQFHVIETEQEAREIANKREQLQREQGLRTQKRLTLGDISHRIARGEFHELNVIVKGDTDGSVEALSDSFIKLSTEKVQVNVVNKAVGQISENDVMLASASDAVIVGFQVRPSADARKAADREGVEINTYSIIYDAIDDIKSAMVGMLDKVKKEIVTGQVEVKQTFKISKVGTIAGGLVTEGKVHAKDKARVIRDGIVIRTAEIGALKRYKDDVKEVVTGMECGLSLVNYNDIQEGDVIETFTEIEVEQKL
- the sufB gene encoding Fe-S cluster assembly protein SufB; translation: MAEKEQEKNQFVKQVAEQKYEFGFTTDVHTEIIEKGLNEDVVRLISQKKGEPDWMLEFRLKAYHYWKTLKEPKWGHVHVPPVDYQEISYYADPLAKKPKNKEIDPELEKTFDKLGIPLEERLALSGTAVDAIMDSVSVKTTFKEKLREKGVIFCSIGEAVKEHPDLVKEYLGTVVPYRDNFYAALNSCVFSDGSFVYIPKGVRCPMELSSYFRINARNTGQFERTLIIADDDAYVSYLEGCTAPMRDENQLHAAIVEIIVKDNAEVKYSTVQNWYPGDEHGKGGVLNLVTKRGDLRGVNSKLSWTQVETGSAITWKYPSCILRGDNSVAEFYSVAVTNNYQEADTGTKMIHMGKNTKSTIISKGISAGHSQNSYRGLVRATSNADNARNYSSCDSLLLGSDCGAHTFPYMDAHNDTAVFEHEATTSKISEDQLFYCNQRGIPTEEAVGLIVNGYAKDVLNKLPMEFAVEAQKLLSVSLEGTVG